The sequence GCCACGCTGAGCTTTATCGGCATCGGGGTGCAGCCCCCGCGGCCGAGCTGGGGGCTCATGATCAACGAGTCGTTTCAGTACCTGCAGAGCCACCCGTACCTGGTCATCGTGCCGGCGACGGCGCTGTCGTTCACGGTGATCGCTTTCAACGTGCTGGGGGAGTCGCTCGCCGAGCGGCTCGACCCGCGCCAGCGCCGGCGTTAATTACCACTGGCACCGGTCGCGGAGCCGGCCGGCGATGATCCGCAAAGGGGGACGTTCATGACGGCGCAGGGGAAGGCGAACCGCAAGATGCGCAAGTTCGTCGAGCGAATCCACTACGTCAAGGCGGCGGTCGACAGCCGCCGGCGCGCGACGAAGCGCGCGATCCGGTCGCGCGCACTGCGCTGGGAGGACAACCTGCACGGCCGCAGCGCGTACATCGTCGACTCGGTTACCGGCTTCGACTCCAAGAACCTGGCCATGTTCATTCGTGAGATTCCGCCGGGCGCGGCCACCGGCTCCCACCACCACAACTTCGAAGCCGTGGCCTACGTGCTGGACGGCCGCGGCCACGACGTGCACGACGGCAAGACCGTCCGCTGGCGAGCCGGCGACGGGCTCTACATTCCGCCGATGGTCGTGCACCGGCACGTCAACGACGATCGGACGCGGCCGGCGCGCCTGCTGTTCATCGCGAACTGGCCGCTGCTCAACCATCTGGGGATCACCAGTTTCGTTCAACTCGCCGAAAAGCCGCGGGCGGCGCGGCGGCGCGTCCGATGATGCGCCTCCGGCTGCTCGCCGCGGCCGCAGCGGCGGCCTTGCTCTCGGCGCCGGCGATCGGCGCTCCGGCCGGGACTTCCGGATCTGTGTTCCGTACCTACGCGGTCGGCGAGGCGCCGTCGCTCGACCCTCACGTGGCCGCCGATTTCACCGGCGCGACGGCGGCATGGTTGACGCAACTGCGGCTCGTGACGATCGACAACGCGGGGCGCCTCCGGCCGATGGGCGCCCGAAGCTGGACGGTCACGGGCGGGAGCCTCGTCTATACGTTCGCGCTGGATCCTCGGGCGAAGTTTCACACCGGCCGGCCCGTGACCGCGACGGACTGGAAGTGGTCCTTCGACCGGCTGGTCCGGCCGGAGACAACGAGCGGGGCTGTGCAGGCGCTGCTCGGCGGCGTGGTCGGCTTCGACGCGGTGCACTCAGGCGCCGCGGATTCGCTGGCCGGCGTCCGGGTGGTGAACCCGACGACGCTGCAGATTGCGCTGCGCCCCGAAGGGCGCGGCGGGTTTCTCTACCGGCTCACCTCGTATCAGGCCGTGGTGCTGAACCGTGAGGAAGTGGAGGCCGGCGGGCGCGGGTGGTTCGAGAAGACCGACGCGGGCGCGGGACCGTTCCGGCTCGTGCGCTGGGAGCACAACAGCCGCTTCGTGTTCAACGCCGTGCCCGACTTCTTCTTGGGGGCCCCCAAGGTCGCGACGATCGAAATGCTGATCGTGCCGTCCGAGCAGACGCGACTCAACATGTACGAGGCGGGAGATCTTGACGAGACCAACGTGCCCCTGGCGGACTACGGCCGCATCTCGCGCGATCCGAAGTACCGCGGGCAACTGAAGCTCTTCCCGCGCGCGCAGAGCATATACATGGGTCTCAACGGTGCGGTCTACCCACCCTTCAGGGACGTCCGGGTCCGGCGCGCAGTGGCGCAGGCCGTCGACCGCGAGCGAATCGCGAAGACCGTCTTCTTCGGATTCTACACGGCC comes from bacterium and encodes:
- a CDS encoding cupin domain-containing protein, whose translation is MTAQGKANRKMRKFVERIHYVKAAVDSRRRATKRAIRSRALRWEDNLHGRSAYIVDSVTGFDSKNLAMFIREIPPGAATGSHHHNFEAVAYVLDGRGHDVHDGKTVRWRAGDGLYIPPMVVHRHVNDDRTRPARLLFIANWPLLNHLGITSFVQLAEKPRAARRRVR
- a CDS encoding ABC transporter substrate-binding protein; the encoded protein is MMRLRLLAAAAAAALLSAPAIGAPAGTSGSVFRTYAVGEAPSLDPHVAADFTGATAAWLTQLRLVTIDNAGRLRPMGARSWTVTGGSLVYTFALDPRAKFHTGRPVTATDWKWSFDRLVRPETTSGAVQALLGGVVGFDAVHSGAADSLAGVRVVNPTTLQIALRPEGRGGFLYRLTSYQAVVLNREEVEAGGRGWFEKTDAGAGPFRLVRWEHNSRFVFNAVPDFFLGAPKVATIEMLIVPSEQTRLNMYEAGDLDETNVPLADYGRISRDPKYRGQLKLFPRAQSIYMGLNGAVYPPFRDVRVRRAVAQAVDRERIAKTVFFGFYTAAYTITPPQVPGTDPNVKTLLYDAAAAKRLLAEAGWAGRMPPLTMALNPAAPDYQMAAEASAAMLKDALGLDVRLQRQEFAAFRASLNRRTVFQSFMTGWTASFLDYSVYLDQLLDSRSGLNAANYSSPAVDALINEANGASTETAREAAYRKAEAEAMGDAALVPIVFTHWAVLVKPYVRGFEGSPLGLGWTDLSGVSVHR